TGCACAGCTAATTCCCGAAAATATGGAATAGGGTGGAGTAATGAAGCAAAGCTGCAGGTCTTTTAAGTGAGGCCTGCAGCTTTGCAAATAAAGGGTGATAACGGTGAGCTATCTTGAGATGAAAGAAATTGTCAAGTCATTTTCTGGAGTTAGAGTTTTAGACCAGGTAAATTTCAGCGTGGATAGAGGTGAGGTAGTAGCTCTGCTTGGTCAAAACGGTGCGGGTAAGTCTACGTTGATAAAAATCTTGAGTGGGTTTTACAGTAAGGATTCTGGTTCAATCTTTTTAGGAGACGAAGAGGTTCATTTCCATAGTCCAGCTGATTCCTTGAAGAAAGGAATTCGGGTCATTTACCAGGAATTGGAGGTCTTTCCAGATCTGAGCGTTGCTGAAAATATCTTTGCGGGTGATTTACCTCGGAATAAAATTGTTTTTATGCCTGTGGTCAGCCGAAGGGAGATGTATCGGAAGACCAGGGAGTTGTTGGAGCTTTTGGGAGAGAACATTGACCCCGATGCTCTGGTTAAAGAATTAACGGTTTCTGAAAAACAAGTGGTGGAGATAGCACGGGCACTTGCTGGTAGAGCGAATATTATCGTCATGGATGAACCAACGGCTACCTTGACCCAAAAAGAGGTGGAAAGGCTTTTTGCAGTTATTAGGCGCTTGAAAGCTCAAAACGTGGGTATCATTTATATTACTCATCGCCTTGAAGAAGTTTTCGAAATAAGTGATCGGGTTGTTGTTCTTCGTGATGGAAAGAATACTGGCGATTTTAGGACTGCTAATACTTCGTGGCGGGAATTAGTTCAGTCAATGATTGGCAGGTCTCTTGAAGAGCTTTATCCTGCTCGTGAAAGTAGTATTAGGGAGGGCGAAGAAATTCTTCGGGTTGAGGATTTAGAAGTGGAAGGACTCTATGATCACTTAAGTTTTACTCTGCATGCTGGTGAAATTGTTGGATTTTTCGGCCTTATAGGTTCAGGCATCAATGAACTGGCTTTGGCTCTTTTTGGTGCTCATCCTGCTCGTGGTAAGGTGATGGTGAAAGGACGAGAATTATTTTTACGTTCCCCAGGTCATGCTCGGCGTTTCAGATTGGGTTTCATTCCTTCGGACCGCAAGCAGGAAGCAATTGTTCCTGAGATGAGTGTCAAGGAGAATCTTTCTCTGGTAGCTTTGCCCAAGACTACCCGTTATGGATTTATAAATAGCCAAAGAGAGTTGGATTGTGTGTACCAGTGGGCGAAAAAGCTGCAAATAAAATTTGCAGATTGGGATCAACCGGTTAAGTCCCTCAGCGGTGGTAATCAGCAGAAAGTTGTTCTGGCAAGATGGTTGGCAAACGATCCCCAAGTTTTGATCGCTTCTGAGCCCACACAGGGCGTTGATGTAGGGACAAGAGTAGAAATTTACCACATTTTCGATGAGCTGGCAAAGAGGGGTATTGGTATTTTGATTTTTTCGTCGGATTTGCCAGAAGTTATGGCATTAAGTGATCGCATTT
This portion of the Thermatribacter velox genome encodes:
- a CDS encoding sugar ABC transporter ATP-binding protein: MSYLEMKEIVKSFSGVRVLDQVNFSVDRGEVVALLGQNGAGKSTLIKILSGFYSKDSGSIFLGDEEVHFHSPADSLKKGIRVIYQELEVFPDLSVAENIFAGDLPRNKIVFMPVVSRREMYRKTRELLELLGENIDPDALVKELTVSEKQVVEIARALAGRANIIVMDEPTATLTQKEVERLFAVIRRLKAQNVGIIYITHRLEEVFEISDRVVVLRDGKNTGDFRTANTSWRELVQSMIGRSLEELYPARESSIREGEEILRVEDLEVEGLYDHLSFTLHAGEIVGFFGLIGSGINELALALFGAHPARGKVMVKGRELFLRSPGHARRFRLGFIPSDRKQEAIVPEMSVKENLSLVALPKTTRYGFINSQRELDCVYQWAKKLQIKFADWDQPVKSLSGGNQQKVVLARWLANDPQVLIASEPTQGVDVGTRVEIYHIFDELAKRGIGILIFSSDLPEVMALSDRIFVMEGGKVVGEFAKGEVDQRTILYLAMGGEKEKVSVE